In Iodobacter fluviatilis, the DNA window ACCCGGCCTGTGACAACTGAGCTATTTATTGATAATAAGCCAATGACGCTTGCCCGCTGGCCCAATAAGGGTTTTTCAAAAATTATTCGCTCACGCCTTATTCCCACTGCGGATAAAACACATTTCTCAGCAGAGGGCCAAAGACTTTCAAGATGGTTAAAAGAACCGTTTATGAATGCTTTTGCATATTGGCAATATGACTGGGCGTCTGAAACATTGCCGGTTAAAAAAATTGATGTAGTAAACGGCATGATTGAACTGGGAGGAAAAGGGGCTCTATATGGAATTGTTGGCGGTCAAAGGATTTTTATAGAAAATGCCATTTCAGAGCTGGACGACTACAGCGAATGGTATTTAACCGCAGACACAGGTGTGATTTATTTTATTCCTCCTGAAAATGCTAATTTGGACAACGTTGAAGTCTCCGTTGCAGAAAATTTATTTACAATTACTAATTCTGCTTTTGTTAATGTAACTGGCATTAATTTTGAAAAATCAAGAGGCGATGCGGTTGTTTGTGAAGCTTGCTCGCAAGTTGTTTTTGACCGTACAACAACCAGATTAACGGGTAACACGGCTTTTGTTTTCAAAAATTCAATTAAATCGGGCTTAATTAATTCCAAAATTAATGACACAGGAGAAGGTGGTGTGTCATTAGGTGGGGGAAATCGTCAGACTTTAGAAGCAGGAGGTAATTTTGTTAAAAGCTCTCTGATCAAAAATTTTAATCGTTTTGGGCAATCTTATCGCTATGCGGTATCTCTGGGTGGGGTGGGGCAAATTGTATCTGCCAACTCTATTTCAGAAGGATCGCATTCTGCAATTTTCTTTCTTGGTAATGATCATCTGATCGAGAATAACTATATTTCAGATGTCGTTCTGGATACCAGCGATGCAGGCGCAATTTATACCGGGCAGGATCTAACTTCCAGAGGGACAATGATCAGTAATAACTTTTTTACCCGAATCGGCCCTGTAAATAAGCAATTCGAAGTAAAAGGGGTATATTTAGATGATCTTGTCAGCGGTATATTTGTTGTAAAAAATACATTTTTAAATATTCCACAGCCTGTTTTTATTGGTGGCGGCCGGGATAACATTGTAGAGGATAATTTATTTATCAATAGTGCCCCTCCAATTCATCTGGATGCAAGAGGGCTGGGTAGTAAGCCTACGGCTGAGCAATTAAGGACGCTGACTGCAGT includes these proteins:
- a CDS encoding right-handed parallel beta-helix repeat-containing protein, coding for MKYILFAICLYFFQSASFAGAEMKMLLVQDTESKNMNIPVCNFEYHQECSIRFNDLDKLISNPYFFEMIIRADASVNIEFSEGIYRLNKALNIVWPANSAAHSLSITASGNVVISGAQKISKFYPVDTRSDVRFQPGLDKKVFAAVLKNILPDTAPVREKGFGWPTRPVTTELFIDNKPMTLARWPNKGFSKIIRSRLIPTADKTHFSAEGQRLSRWLKEPFMNAFAYWQYDWASETLPVKKIDVVNGMIELGGKGALYGIVGGQRIFIENAISELDDYSEWYLTADTGVIYFIPPENANLDNVEVSVAENLFTITNSAFVNVTGINFEKSRGDAVVCEACSQVVFDRTTTRLTGNTAFVFKNSIKSGLINSKINDTGEGGVSLGGGNRQTLEAGGNFVKSSLIKNFNRFGQSYRYAVSLGGVGQIVSANSISEGSHSAIFFLGNDHLIENNYISDVVLDTSDAGAIYTGQDLTSRGTMISNNFFTRIGPVNKQFEVKGVYLDDLVSGIFVVKNTFLNIPQPVFIGGGRDNIVEDNLFINSAPPIHLDARGLGSKPTAEQLRTLTAVPYNQSPYTERYVNLKNILKDEFGKPKYNVANRNIVLGFANADISPDARSGIVLSEFYRESDVVFLNNSILQKNSPQDYILSPASPAIKKGFYQGDLTLIPSPY